From a region of the Trichoderma atroviride chromosome 6, complete sequence genome:
- a CDS encoding uncharacterized protein (SECRETED:SignalP(1-20)), producing the protein MSWPALICVRMTCFFSLREAQGHGAGLAWTSKFTQLRQVLAPPAADDMYMQCTWVARVWSAFYELLTTCLSAGNPVMSERHQYTQMDQQLEHSSVEGAHRQVKRTVLADCSNLSCFPLSCIF; encoded by the coding sequence ATGAGCTGGCCGGCTCTCATTTGTGTGCGTAtgacttgtttcttttctcttcgaGAAGCACAAGGACATGGGGCAGGTTTGGCTTGGACAAGCAAATTTACCCAGCTACGCCAGGTTCTCGCTCCTCCGGCTGCTGATGACATGTACATGCAATGCACCTGGGTGGCGAGGGTTTGGTCGGCGTTTTATGAGCTATTGACTACCTGCCTGAGTGCTGGCAATCCAGTGATGAGCGAACGGCATCAATATACCCAGATGgatcagcagctggagcattCCTCAGTCGAAGGAGCTCACCGACAGGTGAAGCGCACTGTTCTCGCAGATTGCTCAAATCTCAGCTGCTTTCCGCTCTCCTGCATATTCTAG
- a CDS encoding uncharacterized protein (EggNog:ENOG41~BUSCO:EOG092D38OJ) — MPSLLLQPHASLSHAEALQVAQQAPEFLRKNPASYSASPLLSLFSPPEDSKIWTIYENLLLACLRTGDNTTAHQCLERLVVRFGASDERIAALEGLVKEAEATNHSELEKVLKEYEAILAEDNTNAPIAKRRIALLRTMGKIAESIEALVQFLDFASNDAEAWIELADLYLSQGLYGQAIYAQEEALVIAPNAWNLHARLGEILLMAAESGSEGNSQSYLAESLKRFCRSVELSDDYLRGYYGLKRVTDKLLNRDSKAKKSSESDEVTLPETSTIEKLNLAATKKLGDIVRNYDAKAPQWQGYDAGEVAAARAYLSDSSQKVVR; from the exons atgccgtcgctgctgcttcaacCACATGCCAGCCTCTCCCACGCCGAAGCCCTACAAGTCGCTCAACAAGCTCCAGAGTTCTTACGAAAGAATCCAGCCTCCTACTCTGCATCGCCACTGCTGTCATTATTTTCCCCACCCGAGGACTCAAAGATATGGACAATATACGAGAATCTTCTGCTGGCCTGTTTGCGCACTGGTGATAACACTACTGCCCACCAATGCCTTGAACGATTGGTGGTTCGATTCGGCGCGAGCGACGAGCGCATTGCAGCTCTCGAGGGCTTAGTCAAAGAAGCCGAGGCAACAAATCACAGCGAACTTGAGAAGGTGTTGAAAGAATACGAGGCGATCCTGGCGGAAGACAACACCAACGCA CCAATCGCAAAAAGAAGGATTGCACTCTTACGTACGATGGGGAAAATTGCCGAATCAATTGAAGCTTTAGTACAATTTCTAGATTTCGCATCCAACGACGCCGAGGCTTGGATAGAGCTGGCAGATTTATATCTGTCCCAAGGGCTTTACGGTCAAGCCATCTATGCCCAAGAAGAGGCACTTGTAATTGCACCCAATGCGTGGAAT CTTCATGCCCGTCTTGGCGAAATACTCTTGATGGCTGCTGAGTCTGGCAGTGAAGGAAACTCTCAAAGCTATCTTGCCGAGAGCTTAAAGCGCTTTTGCAGAAGCGTTGAACTGTCTGACGACTATTTACGAGGCTACTATGGGCTGAAACGA GTCACTGATAAGCTCCTTAATAGAGATTCCAAAGCGAAGAAATCCTCAGAGTCAGATGAAGTCACTCTACCAGAGACATCGACAATTGAGAAGCTCAACTTGGCCGCAACGAAAAAACTGGGCGACATTGTGCGAAACTACGACGCCAAGGCTCCTCAGTGGCAAGGATACGACGCCGGGGAGGTTGCGGCCGCCCGTGCCTATCTTTCAGACTCTTCACAAAAGGTTGTGCGATGA
- a CDS encoding uncharacterized protein (BUSCO:EOG092D2UWC) → MIDLEAGSAIATASGLEDMTALKAATEAVEAVEAPTDVPSHRSHDPAKSLKRSDPFQFGSRYLEAGDDVFEFNAWDHVETDDAYKVYTEEQLEKQRQSPVSDFDKNRFNSNPAMWWNKFYKNNTSNFFKDRKWLQQEFPILADVTKEDSGPTLILEVGAGAGNTAFPVLANNKNPHLKIHACDFSKQAVEVMRNHDAYDTKHIQADVWDVSGESLPPDVEEGTVDVAIMIFVFSALSPREWAQAVRNIYKALKPGGLVCFRDYGRGDLAQVRFRKGRYLEENFYIRGDGTRVYFFDRDELANIWSGPDATEKSDEADVPRFTIEKLGVDRRLLVNRAEKIKMYRCWLQGRFRKE, encoded by the exons ATGATCGACCTGGAAGCGGGCAGTGCTATTGCCACTGCCTCAGGGCTGGAGGATATGACAGCCCTCAAAGCAGCGACTGAGGCTGTTGAGGCTGTCGAGGCTCCGACCGATGTACCTTCCCATCGATCGCATGATCCGGCCAAGAGCTTGAAGCGGAGCGATCCCTTCCAGTTCGGCAGCCGCTATCTGGAGGCCGGAGACGACGTTTTCGAGTTTAATGCCTGGGACCACGTTGAGACTGACGATGCGTACAAGGTGTATACTGAGGAGCagttggagaagcagcgtcAGTCTCCCGTGTCCGATTTTGACAAGA ACAGGTTCAACTCAAATCCAGCCATGTGGTGGAACAAATTCTATAAAAACAACACGTCCAATTTCTTCAAAGACCGCAagtggctgcagcaggagTTTCCCATATTGGCAGATGTAACCAAAGAGGACTCTGGCCCAACGCTCATCTTGGAGGTTGGTGCGGGAGCGGGTAATACTGCTTTCCCAGTGCTGGCCAACAATAAGAATCCCCACCTGAAAATCCATGCCTGCGATTTTTCTAAACAAGCCGTAGAAGTCATGCGCAATCACGACGCCTATGATACCAAACACATCCAAGCCGACGTCTGGGATGTTTCTGGAGAGAGCCTCCCGCCTGACGTTGAAGAAGGAACTGTAGACGTGGCCATAATGATTTTCGTATTTTCTGCCTTGTCTCCCCGCGAATGGGCACAGGCAGTGCGGAACATTTATAAAGCTCTGAAGCCTGGAGGTCTGGTCTGCTTCCGGGACTATGGAAGAGGTGATCTAGCCCAGGTACGCTTTCGAAAAGGACGATACCTGGAAGAAAATTTTTACATCCGTGGAGACGGCACCCGTGTGTATTTCTTTGACAGGGATGAACTCGCAAACATCTGGTCTGGACCGGACGCTACTGAAAAGTCGGACGAGGCTGACGTGCCACGATTTACGATTGAGAAGCTCGGCGTTGATAGACGGCTGCTCGTTAATAGAGCTGAGAAGATCAAAATGTATCGCTGCTGGTTGCAGGGGCGGTTTAGAAAGGAATAG
- a CDS encoding uncharacterized protein (TransMembrane:1 (i109-129o)): MEQETQLQQVPNFRDVGKTVNQFLGERRIREGLFYRSGRLDDATAADKNFIRDELEMKTVIDLRTKTEILKQIKKHQLESGHSSASSLQIQGLNYHGIKINGKSFERHLLGLLSWWDFFKVIFFFVLGYRIDAVRVLSHQVMLPRGLVGLGLDTLDYCGSEIREALSLYTTPQSLPSVVHCTQGKDRTGLICALVLMILKIPRAAIEHDYFLTDAALVPSRPQMLVEIHEIGLTDEWAGTANDMISSIEFHIKAKYGSLEGYLDSIGFGQDQRAMIQETLLY; the protein is encoded by the exons ATGGAGCAAGAAACTCAATTACAGCAAGTACCCAACTTTAGAGACGTTGGCAAAACCGTCAACCAGTTTCTAGGAGAGAG ACGCATTCGCGAGGGCCTCTTTTACCGCTCCGGAAGGCTAG ACGATGCCACCGCTGCGGACAAGAACTTCATCCGAGATGAGCTTGAGATGAAGACTGTCATTGATTTGAGGACAAA AACAGAGATTCTCAAACAAATCAAGAAGCACCAGCTTGAATCCGGCCACTCTTCCGCCTCGTCTCTCCAGATACAAGGTTTAAACTATCACGGAATCAAAATCAACGGCAAATCATTCGAGAGACATCTATTAGGCTTGCTATCATGGTGGGATTTCTT CAAggtcatctttttcttcgtcctcggATACCGCATAGACGCCGTTAGGGTACTTAGCCATCAAGTCATGCTGCCCCGTGGGCTtgtcggccttggccttgacacGCTCGATTACTGTGGCTCTGAGATACGAGAAGCCCTCTCGTTATATACTACTCCTCAGTCGCTTCCCTCCGTCGTACATTGTACACAGGGAAAAGATCGTACTG GGCTCATATGTGCTTTGGTACTGATGATACTGAAGATCCCTAGAGCGGCCATAGAGCACGACTACTTTCTGACTGACGCTGCTCTTGTGCCCAGCCGGCCTCAGATGCTTGTAGAAATCCATGAGATTGGCCTGACGGATGAGTGGGCGGGTACCGCAAACGACATGATTTCCTCGATTGAATTTCACATCAAAGCCAAATACGGAAGCTTAGAGGGCTACCTTGACTCCATTGGGTTTGGCCAAGATCAGCGAGCTATGATCCAAGAGACTTTACTCTATTAA
- a CDS encoding uncharacterized protein (EggNog:ENOG41) — protein MMQAATAAAAEAGAGPRPSVAKPPARHNSLSASGRLKYADPRSLPSYPSSGLSPGGAAASAAASLGWFSHKPIETWKPDKTSSASAAAVLAKDYKVHPAWEPVMDGTGAKAAVLAVGSASTAYRHSSVKKSRHDSWGNTAAASAFTTSANRPVSPEPTTLTASHGSSAATQAFQANLLQSAKVASLPPPSPREKPLAAAKGAMSPSRLGVPASRARSYSTPPVPSYADAKRASVSALNGASIAHQAAMNKPPEIEDTGAIPVTTMTRNMFTSHPPVKLEVDEQTTNERIHQSAVEMAKKMYQQQQLNRVDDSEDGTEGDAGPSANRFVNLQDAAYRQAQERLAKLQDEHEKNRQYHDYYTSEKPLRRRFTIMDRIRRRSASESDVEDRTRSDLVHQQMSLFTSQLEQVDEEKRERDREALLIAARRNVKASLQGMDEQHYFETGKVNPTILGDWQVRAQQAAQLRHDTRTDDGGRVDIGGGMFMDADEIDAIAARRVRPVLDDIHEKAEAERERLASLKFEDEAKKAEAERERDRERELKEIQKRAREEDKQQEKARRQQEKIEEKQRREDEKAAKAEQKRLAKEDKKKPKPQTIVTDPQIQESHPETQESPREIQDVHGEDPESRHEIQDVHHEDNEEQEQEQEAETQSRREVVTPERTITPTQEMAAATATVAPPSPPTATTAVAAPAPISAATDNAETSRRKSSSEAPTSPTARVKGWIKNRFSRGKSMSEHGEKKKSFIGGAALRGSAAGGSTASLGNRSSSIRDVTLAGRTGEETPVNHTAEIAREATPDIALEAPPEILPETVHDTVHETAPESVGRDSRGVSPVSARSGMGSSGKGSGRSNDIERFETPAAIRDPAPRHSNSPARDSRFREMMDH, from the exons ATGATGCAGGCAgcgacagctgcagctgcggaaGCTGGGGCAGGGCCGCGCCCATCCGTGGCAAAACCGCCGGCGCGACATAATTCAT TGTCCGCCAGCGGCAGGCTCAAGTACGCCGATCCTCGTAGCCTCCCAAGTTATCCATCCTCCGGTCTGAGCCCGGGTGGCGCAGCTGCCAGTGCAGCGGCATCTCTTGGCTGGTTTAGCCACAAGCCCATCGAAACGTGGAAGCCAGATAAAACGTCATcagcctccgccgccgctgtcCTCGCCAAAGACTACAAGGTACACCCAGCCTGGGAGCCTGTCATGGACGGAACTGGGGCCAAAGCTGCGGTGCTGGCGGTTGGATCTGCCAGCACTGCGTATAGGCACTCGAGCGTCAAGAAGTCTCGCCACGATTCATGGGGCAACACAGCTGCGGCGTCGGCCTTCACCACGAGTGCGAACCGTCCAGTTTCTCCAGAGCCAACAACACTGACCGCATCCCATGGAAGCTCTGCCGCAACCCAAGCATTTCAAGCAAATCTACTCCAATCGGCAAAAGTGGCCAGCTTACCGCCCCCTTCACCAAGGGAGAAGCCTCTGGCGGCTGCCAAGGGAGCCATGTCGCCCTCCAGACTCGGAGTTCCTGCCTCAAGGGCACGTTCGTACTCTACCCCTCCGGTGCCATCTTATGCAGATGCCAAGAGGGCTTCCGTGAGTGCCTTGAACGGGGCATCTATAGCTCACCAAGCTGCCATGAATAAGCCGCCAGAAATTGAGGACACCGGTGCTATCCCAGTTACTACCATGACTCGGAACATGTTTACGTCGCACCCACCCGTAAAGCTTGAGGTCGATGAGCAAACAACAAACGAAAGGATCCATCAATCTGCAGtggagatggccaagaaaatgtatcagcaacagcagctaaACCGAGTCGACGATTCTGAAGACGGGACCGAAGGCGACGCTGGCCCATCTGCGAACCGCTTTGTTAACTTACAGGATGCTGCATATAGGCAGGCGCAAGAACGTCTTGCTAAGCTTCAAGATGAGCATGAAAAGAATCGACAATATCACGATTACTATACCTCAGAAAAACCCCTGCGTCGCCGTTTTACCATCATGGACAGAATACGACGTCGATCCGCCAGTGAAAGTGATGTGGAGGATCGCACACGGTCGGACTTGGTTCACCAGCAAATGTCTTTATTCACTTCCCAGCTCGAACAAGTcgatgaagagaagcggGAAAGGGATCGAGAAGCTCTCTTGATTGCTGCTCGACGCAATGTCAAAGCCAGCCTCCAAGGGATGGACGAGCAGCACTATTTTGAGACTGGAAAGGTCAACCCGACGATATTAGGCGACTGGCAAGTTCGAGCTCAACAGGCGGCCCAGCTTCGGCATGATACGCGGACGGACGACGGTGGCAGAGTGGACATTGGAGGCGGAATGTTTATGGATGCTGACGAGATCGACGCCATTGCCGCCAGGAGAGTACGCCCTGTGCTAGATGACATTCATGAAAAGGCCGAGGCAGAACGGGAGCGGCTAGCGTCACTCAAATTCGAAGACGAAGCAAAgaaggcagaggcagaaagggaaagggacCGCGAGCGCGAACTAAAGGAAATCCAAAAGAGGGCCAGAG AGGAGGATAAGCAAcaagaaaaggccagaaggcagcaagagaagattgaagaaaagcagaggagagaggatgaGAAGGCGGCCAAAGCCGAACAGAAGAGGCTAGCCaaggaggacaagaagaaaccGAAGCCACAGACTATTGTTACCGATCCCCAAATTCAGGAAAGCCATCCTGAAACCCAAGAAAGCCCCCGTGAGATCCAGGATGTCCACGGCGAAGACCCAGAGAGCCGTCATGAGATTCAAGATGTCCACCACGAAGACAACGAAGAACAGGAACAGGAACAAGAGGCTGAGACACAAAGCAGGCGAGAAGTTGTTACACCCGAGCGTACAATAACCCCAACGCAagagatggctgctgctactgctacagttgctcctccatctcctcctaCCGCTACTAccgctgtcgctgctcctgCGCCTATTAGTGCCGCTACCGATAACGCCGAAACCTCACGAAGAAAGTCATCTTCTGAAGCACCCACTTCACCAACAGCGCGAGTCAAGGGCTGGATCAAGAATCGCTTTTCGCGAGGCAAGTCCATGAGCGAGCAcggtgaaaagaagaagagcttcattGGCGGCGCTGCGCTCAGAGGCTCGGCAGCTGGCGGTAGTACGGCCAGCTTGGGGAACCGCTCTTCGAGCATACGTGATGTCACTCTGGCGGGAAGGACCGGTGAAGAGACACCGGTGAATCACACTGCTGAGATTGCGCGTGAGGCCACGCCTGACATTGCTCTCGAGGCTCCACCTGAGATTCTGCCCGAGACTGTACATGACACCGTACACGAGACTGCGCCTGAGAGTGTAGGTAGAGATTCTCGTGGCGTAAGCCCAGTCAGTGCACGCAGCGGAATGGGCAGTAGCGGGAAGGGCAGCGGGAGGAGCAATGATATCGAAAGGTTTGAGACACCAGCAGCCATAAGAGACCCGGCGCCGCGCCACAGCAACAGCCCTGCGCGAGATTCCCGGTTCAGAGAAATGATGGACCATTAA
- a CDS encoding uncharacterized protein (EggNog:ENOG41~TransMembrane:6 (i7-33o63-81i101-123o135-157i169-190o202-224i)), translated as MAVRGFVSYWILPVISSLVWCGMLLGLLLYWVVDTNSEHYSYMDKGDNIAFISDIGASKLKPLFIAGSAVTTAFLDLSFAAERLLRHNGRLVPNTTGKEKIFAILSILFAIVGTCGLILLSIFDTHHHHRAHDVFLLLFIAGYIISAIFICAEYYVLGLYNRHHKVLRISFWVKIAFVIVEFVFAIVFVSTNWSNNENVAAVFEWIIAFIFTFYILSFVIDLLPAVRTKDHTMRFVKSLKHDMESSHSQDGNSSVQTGQYQNGHEEGVTRYNF; from the exons ATGGCTGTGAGAGGCTTCGTCTCATACTGG ATACTCCCAGTCATCTCCAGTCTCGTCTGGTGTGGCATGCTTCTGGGCCTCCTCCTCTACTGGGTTGTCGATACGAACAGCGAGCATTACTCTTATATGGATAAGGGCGACAACATTGCGTTCATCAGCGACATTGGCGCGTCCAAGCTCAAgcctctcttcatcgccggATCAGCCGTCACAACCGCCTTCCTCGATCTGTCTTTTGCCGCAGAGCGGTTGCTGCGTCACAACGGACGCCTCGTGCCCAACACGACcgggaaagaaaagatatTTGCGATTTTGAGCATCCTTTTTGCCATCGTCGGCACGTGTGGACTGATTTTGCTGTCCATTTTCGACactcaccaccatcaccgaGCTCACGACGTGttcctgctgctgtttaTTGCTGGATATATCATCTCTGCCATTTTCATCTGCGCCGAATACTATGTGCTAGGTCTAT ATAACCGCCATCACAAGGTCCTCCGCATCTCGTTCTGGGTCAAGATCGCATTCGTCATCGTCGAGTTCGTcttcgccatcgtcttcgtgTCTACCAACTGGAGCAACAACGAAAACGTGGCCGCTGTCTTCGAATGGATCattgccttcatcttcaccttctACATCCTTTCCTTTGTCATTGACTTGCTGCCCGCCGTGCGCACAAAAGATCATACCATGCGCTTCGTCAAGAGTCTCAAGCATGACATGGAATCATCGCACAGCCAAGACGGCAATAGCAGCGTCCAGACGGGCCAGTACCAGAACGGCCACGAGGAGGGTGTTACTCGATACAACTTCTAA